From the genome of Synchiropus splendidus isolate RoL2022-P1 chromosome 17, RoL_Sspl_1.0, whole genome shotgun sequence, one region includes:
- the LOC128748307 gene encoding FRAS1-related extracellular matrix protein 2-like isoform X3: MTATASHARMLVRALLCVSLACSVGAQVDSSGLFYALRSELSEDAILVANNGVRVPFGRSVFIDPINDLVIQTQPGDRCGITVLDNDPLSQRPGHLSPKKFPCDFGPNDVTYTHYGSRSPSKDRVRLQLRYDAQTETVIIPFMVEVEVVFTQLELLTKNMPVTVEQLKGVSHPIDSKVLEFTYDRESHKCEVAALTSTGGALPRYGRLVDGGKLSSMMDCDEFTRSAVRYEHTSERRSPNRDYVPMVVELRDTEGNLEKQEYFHLMIRIKEGEENTAPKPSFVSMMMMEVSQFVMTALTPDMMAAEDAESDSGELVFNITTPLSYEEGYVVSTDDRNLPITSFYQRDLRDLKIAYKPPSLDSDTERIFQIELEVVDTDGAVSEPFAFMVVVKPMNSMAPVVTRNTGQLLYEGQSRPLVSGRNLEISDEDDLDSVTVTVVDGLRHGHLMMLGTRRKFFTPSDLLAGAVVYQHDGSDTHSDNIVFKMSDGKHQVEFLFPITIVPTDDEPPIVNANTGLLLFKHQMMPISPLMLSAADVDSEDSTIKFTVVSPFSKTGAVILRQSDAPQEPESWKFNAEDEVYEKEVVEWLQKDITDGKLFYKHVGPHHTDTVTDQFVFTVQDDNDPPNQSGEATFIIRVLPVDDVPPELFPGTSLQMAVQEYKLTGFSKEVLRYTDLDSEDRDLKYTVLHPPTDTDENHPVAFGSLVLTDSPDTEIAEFTQAQVNHHKVSYSPPDMELGITAHVVQFRYAVEDTAGNSVEGTFTIHLQPVNNKPPQITNTGFTVFERGMHILSAAELDATDPDTASEKMTFTVSQPPKHGQLQSAFADLEPKGVFRLEDLSEGRISYVHGGEETPSDEFQLDVSDGIHVVTVTVKVNVKPVDDETPTLSLPAGTVGSHLDVLENGATEITASVIQGRDDDTDDLQLTFIVEDPPLRGEILLRGVPAARFTQADIMNGAVVYAHTGGEIGLASQSDAFNLTLTDMSDDWTVGGNKVTGVRVRVAILPVDSQAPEVGVGIPFGVMEGEKSAIGPQHLNADDTDTPAEDILCTIVVQPTAGYVENISPAPGSEKSRSGTAISAFTIRDIREGSIHFVQSIHKGVEPVEDRFTFRCSDGINFSENHFFPILIVPANDEKPEIFLREMVVMEGMNIVIDTPVLNGDDADVPAEELMFFISKPPQHGAILNQLPTGSVPVTNFTLEQIREASTIVYEHDDSETTEDSFEVILTDGKYSVRKTAVVMVIAVDDETPRMLVNDGLEVDVGESKEISDKVLRATDLDSEDSALTYVVRFQPRQGLLQRRTPSGSVENVTQGMNFTQSEVDAGLLSYTHNGQEGVRDLLKFDVTDGTNALIDRYFYISVDSVDMVFPDVVSKGVSLREGGRVTLTTDLLSTSDINSPDENLLFTVTRAPVRGHLECTDTPGMPIVSFTQLQLAGSKVYYIHTSDDELKMDSFEFEVTDGYNPIFRTFRISIVDVDNKKPVVTVNALLVTEGERRLITPFELTAEDQDTPEKLLKFTVTQLPVHGKLLYNQSRPITTFTKQDLNENLISYLHDGTESAEDSFSFTVTDGTHSDFYVFPDTVFETRRPQTMRISIVAVDNGVPQIVVNKGAPTLKVLPTGHLGFPIGPKLLKAEDRDSSPLTLLFRVSTQPQHGYMVHLGRGNDSIDTFTQADIDDLNICYVLRNEENATSDVFHFSVEDKGGNTLKGQQFRLDWAWISLEREYYVVDEEDKFLEVVLVRRGYLGETAFVGIGTQDGTAKKDEDFKGKSQKQVQFNPGQTTATWKVGILTDGKYERVESFQILLSEPVMGVLEFPNTATVEIMDPGDESTVFFPEQSRSVEEDVGELFIPLHRSGDVSQELMVVCFTQQGSAAGTVPTSVLSYSDYISRPEEYRSVVRFDKGEREKTCRVVVIDDSLYEAEESFSVILSMPVGGRLGLHYNTTKVTILEDLDDAPVFYFGEEAYHVDESDGYVEVKVWRTGTDLSKTSTVTVRSRKAEPVSAEAGVDYVGISRNLDFAPGVSMQSFRVSILDDLGQPELEGTESFDLVLRMPANGVLGEPVKSTVFINDSVSDLPKVQFREAVYSGEESDGQMVATVYRSGDLRHKSTVRCYSRQASAQVAVDFNERPNTDASIISFSPGEAEKPCVLSLVDDSLYEEAEELRLVLGSPKSDSQFGASVGSMNETVLKIKDTADKPIIRFLENKFSVSEPKEAGALATIGVPVVRVGDTSKVSVVRVHTKDGSAVSGEDYYPVSRDVEFKEGDTEHVVEVEVLYDGIREMREAFTLHLKPDDNMVAETQVTKVIVYIEETNSVADVTFPSLPHVVSLLHYDDVAAADKPHPPAGYPVICVTVCVSLGRWGPLVPSPSLPSCATLERTTPSTPTSSK; this comes from the exons ATGACTGCCACCGCGTCCCACGCCAGGATGCTTGTGCGCGCGCTCCTCTGCGTGTCCCTCGCGTGCAGCGTTGGCGCGCAGGTTGACAGTTCCGGACTGTTTTACGCGCTCCgctctgaactgtctgaagatGCTATTCTGGTGGCAAACAACGGCGTGCGCGTGCCGTTCGGGAGGTCCGTCTTCATCGACCCCATCAACGACCTGGTGATTCAGACTCAGCCCGGGGACCGCTGCGGCATCACCGTGCTGGACAACGACCCGCTCTCCCAGAGACCCGGGCACCTGTCGCCCAAGAAGTTCCCTTGTGATTTCGGACCCAACGACGTGACCTACACTCATTACGGATCCAGAAGTCCGTCCAAGGACAGAGTGAGACTCCAGCTCAGGTACGATGCGCAAACAGAAACCGTGATCATTCCCTtcatggtggaggtggaggtggtctTCACGCAACTGGAGCTGCTGACCAAAAACATGCCCGTCACtgtggagcagctgaaaggtgTCAGCCATCCGATCGACAGCAAGGTGTTGGAATTCACCTACGACAGAGAGTCTCACAAGTGTGAGGTGGCGGCCCTGACCAGCACCGGCGGCGCCTTGCCCAGGTACGGCAGGCTGGTGGATGGAGGGAAGCTCTCCTCCATGATGGACTGTGATGAGTTCACGCGCTCGGCCGTCCGTTACGAGCACACGTCTGAGAGGAGGTCCCCCAACAGGGATTATGTGCCCATGGTGGTGGAGCTGCGTGATACGGAGGGCAACCTGGAGAAGCAGGAGTACTTTCATCTGATGATCCGGATCAAAGAAGGCGAGGAAAACACAGCCCCGAAACCCAGCTTTGTgtccatgatgatgatggaggtgagCCAGTTTGTCATGACGGCCCTCACCCCGGACATGATGGCGGCGGAGGATGCAGAGTCCGACTCTGGTGAGCTCGTTTTCAACATCACGACACCCCTGTCGTATGAAGAGGGCTACGTGGTCAGCACGGACGATCGAAACCTGCCCATCACCTCCTTCTACCAGAGGGACCTCCGGGACCTGAAGATCGCTTACAAGCCGCCATCTTTGGACTCGGACACGGAGAGAATTTTCCAGATCGAGTTGGAAGTGGTGGACACGGACGGGGCCGTGTCGGAGCCTTTCGCTTTCATGGTTGTGGTCAAGCCCATGAACTCCATGGCCCCAGTTGTGACCCGCAACACGGGGCAGCTGCTTTACGAGGGCCAGTCACGGCCCCTGGTGAGTGGCCGCAACCTGGAGATCAGTGACGAGGACGACCTGGACTCCGTGACGGTGACTGTGGTTGACGGCCTGCGCCATGGCCACCTGATGATGCTGGGAACCCGCAGGAAGTTTTTCACTCCCTCCGACCTCCTCGCGGGAGCCGTGGTGTACCAGCACGACGGCAGCGACACCCACAGTGACAACATCGTCTTCAAAATGTCCGACGGGAAACACCAAGTGGAGTTCCTCTTTCCCATCACCATTGTTCCCACGGACGACGAGCCGCCGATCGTCAACGCCAACACCGGCCTGCTTCTCTTCAAACACCAGATGATGCCAATCTCCCCGCTCATGCTCAGCGCTGCCGACGTGGACTCTGAGGACTCCACCATCAAATTCACCGTCGTCTCTCCCTTTTCCAAAACGGGCGCAGTCATTCTGAGGCAAAGCGACGCGCCGCAGGAGCCCGAGTCCTGGAAGTTCAATGCCGAGGACGAGGTCTATGAGAAGGAGGTGGTGGAGTGGTTGCAGAAGGACATCACCGATGGAAAGCTCTTCTACAAGCACGTCGGCCCGCACCACACCGACACCGTCACGGATCAGTTTGTCTTCACGGTCCAGGACGACAATGACCCCCCGAACCAGTCAGGAGAAGCCACCTTCATCATCCGAGTCTTGCCCGTAGATGACGTCCCCCCGGAGCTCTTCCCCGGGACCAGCCTGCAGATGGCCGTCCAAGAGTACAAGCTCACTGGCTTCAGCAAAGAAGTCCTGCGTTACACCGACCTGGATTCTGAAGACCGTGACCTCAAGTACACGGTCCTCCACCCGCCGACAGACACGGACGAGAACCACCCGGTGGCCTTCGGCTCTCTCGTTCTGACGGACAGCCCCGACACGGAAATTGCTGAGTTCACACAAGCTCAAGTCAATCACCACAAGGTCTCCTACAGCCCGCCGGACATGGAGCTGGGCATTACAGCGCATGTCGTTCAGTTCCGTTACGCTGTGGAGGACACGGCGGGCAACAGCGTCGAAGGGACTTTTACCATCCACCTGCAGCCTGTCAACAACAAGCCCCCACAGATCACCAACACCGGCTTCACCGTCTTTGAACGCGGCATGCACATCCTGAGCGCGGCGGAGCTGGATGCCACAGATCCGGACACGGCCAGTGAGAAGATGACTTTTACCGTGAGCCAGCCACCGAAACACGGACAGCTGCAGTCAGCGTTCGCTGATCTAGAGCCGAAGGGAGTTTTCAGGCTGGAGGATTTGTCCGAGGGCAGGATATCGTACGTGCACGGTGGAGAAGAGACGCCGAGCGACGAGTTTCAGCTGGATGTCAGCGACGGGATCCACGTTGTCACCGTGACTGTCAAAGTTAACGTCAAGCCTGTCGATGACGAAACGCCAACCCTCAGTCTGCCGGCCGGGACCGTGGGCTCCCACCTGGACGTGCTGGAAAACGGCGCCACGGAAATCACCGCCAGCGTGATACAAGGCCGTGACGATGACACCGATGACCTCCAGCTGACCTTTATTGTGGAAGATCCGCCGCTGCGGGGGGAAATCCTGCTCAGAGGAGTTCCGGCGGCTCGGTTCACACAAGCCGACATCATGAACGGCGCGGTCGTTTACGCTCACACCGGTGGTGAGATTGGCCTGGCTTCTCAGTCGGATGCCTTCAACCTAACTCTCACAGACATGTCTGATGACTGGACGGTGGGAGGCAACAAGGTCACCGGTGTGCGAGTCAGGGTAGCCATACTTCCTGTCGACAGCCAGGCCCCGGAGGTGGGAGTTGGAATTCCGTTCGGTGTTATGGAAGGAGAGAAGTCCGCCATCGGGCCTCAGCACTTGAACGCTGATGATACTGACACTCCAGCTGAGGACATCCTGTGCACCATCGTTGTCCAACCCACGGCTGGCTACGTGGAGAACATCTCTCCTGCGCCCGGCTCCGAAAAGTCCAGGTCCGGCACAGCTATCAGCGCCTTCACCATCAGGGACATCAGGGAGGGGAGTATCCACTTTGTGCAGAGCATTCACAAAGGCGTGGAGCCAGTGGAGGACAGGTTCACGTTCAGGTGCTCCGATGGCATCAATTTCTCGGAGAACCATTTCTTCCCAATCCTTATCGTCCCAGCAAATGATGAGAAGCCAGAGATCTTTCTGAGGGAGATGGTTGTGATGGAAGGAATGAACATTGTCATTGACACGCCAGTTCTTAACGGGGATGATGCGGACGTCCCGGCCGAGGAGCTGAtgttcttcatctccaaacCCCCCCAGCATGGTGCCATTTTGAACCAGCTGCCCACCGGCTCAGTGCCGGTGACGAATTTCACTTTGGAGCAAATTCGGGAGGCGTCGACTATCGTATACGAGCACGACGACTCGGAGACAACAGAGGACAGCTTTGAAGTGATTTTGACGGACGGGAAATATTCGGTGCGGAAGACGGCCGTGGTGATGGTCATCGCCGTGGACGACGAGACGCCCAGGATGCTGGTCAACGATGGCCTGGAGGTGGACGTTGGTGAGAGCAAAGAGATCAGCGACAAGGTGCTCCGTGCCACAGACTTGGATTCGGAGGATTCCGCCCTCACGTATGTCGTCAGGTTCCAGCCTCGCCAGGGTCTTCTGCAGAGGAGGACCCCTTCAGGGTCAGTTGAAAACGTGACCCAAGGAATGAATTTCACACAATCTGAAGTGGACGCTGGACTTTTGTCTTACACACACAACGGACAGGAGGGCGTCCGAGACCTGCTGAAGTTTGACGTGACGGACGGAACAAACGCCCTGATTGATCGCTACTTCTACATCAGCGTGGACAGCGTTGACATGGTCTTCCCCGACGTGGTCAGTAAAGGCGTGTCTCTGAGAGAGGGCGGACGCGTGACGTTGACCACAGACCTCCTCAGCACCTCAGACATTAACAGTCCTGATGAGAATCTGCTCTTCACCGTCACCCGAGCCCCGGTGAGGGGCCACTTGGAGTGCACGGACACGCCCGGGATGCCCATCGTCTCCTTCACCCAGCTCCAGCTCGCTGGCAGCAAGGTCTACTACATCCACACCTCCGACGACGAGCTGAAGATGGACAGTTTTGAGTTTGAGGTCACGGACGGCTACAACCCCATTTTCCGAACCTTCAGGATTTCCATCGTCGACGTGGACAATAAGAAGCCTGTGGTTACGGTGAACGCTCTTCTGGtcacagagggagagaggaggctGATAACGCCCTTCGAGCTGACCGCTGAGGACCAGGACACACCTGAGAAGCTGCTCAAATTCACCGTCACACAGCTGCCTGTCCACGGCAAGCTCCTCTACAACCAGTCCCGACCCATCACCACTTTCACCAAACAAGATCTCAACGAAAACCTGATCTCTTATTTGCACGACGGGACTGAATCGGCGGAAGACTCCTTCTCGTTCACTGTGACCGATGGCACGCACTCCGACTTCTACGTTTTCCCCGACACCGTCTTTGAAACACGCAGGCCTCAGACCATGCGGATTTCCATCGTGGCTGTTGATAATGGGGTCCCTCAGATCGTGGTGAATAAGGGAGCCCCCACATTGAAAGTCTTACCCACAGGCCACCTTGGCTTCCCGATCGGACCCAAGCTCCTGAAGGCAGAGGACAGAGACAGCAGCCCGCTCACCCTGCTCTTCCGCGTCAGCACCCAGCCTCAACACGGCTACATGGTTCATCTGGGCCGAGGAAACGACTCCATCGACACCTTTACTCAAG CTGATATCGATGACCTGAACATCTGTTATGTGCTGCGGAATGAAGAAAATGCCACCTCGGATGTGTTCCACTTCTCTGTGGAAGACAAAG GTGGGAACACATTGAAAGGACAGCAGTTCCGACTGGACTGGGCCTGGATCTCTCTGGAGAGAGAATACTACGTGGTGGATGAGGAAGACAAGTTCTTGGAGGTGGTGCTGGTGCGAAGAGGCTATCTGGGAGAGACGGCGTTCGTCG GGATCGGAACCCAGGATGGCACCGCAAAGAAGGACGAGGATTTCAAGGGTAAATCCCAAAAGCAGGTCCAGTTCAACCCCGGCCAAACCACAGCAACGTGGAAGGTTGGAATCTTGACCGACGGGAAGTATGAGCGAGTGGAGAGCTTCCAGATCTTGCTGTCAGAACCCGTCATGGGGGTGCTGGAGTTCCCCAACACAGCCACGGTGGAGATCATGGACCCCGGTGATG AGTCCACAGTGTTCTTTCCAGAGCAGAGCCGGTCTGTGGAGGAAGATGTCGGGGAGCTTTTTATCCCGCTCCACCGCAGCGGAGACGTCAGCCAGGAGCTCATGGTGGTCTGCTTCACTCAGCAGG GCTCGGCCGCCGGCACCGTCCCCACCTCCGTGCTCTCTTACTCTGACTACATCTCCCGGCCAGAAGAGTACAGAAGTGTGGTGCGCTTTGACAAGGGCGAAAGAGAGAAGACCTGTCGTGTGGTGGTCATCGACGACTCTCTGTACGAGGCAGAGGAGAGCTTCAGTGTCATCCTGTCGATGCCTGTCGGGGGCCGACTGGGTCTGCACTACAACACCACCAAAGTCACCATCCTGGAGGACCTGGATGATG CTCCGGTCTTCTACTTTGGCGAAGAGGCGTACCATGTGGACGAGAGCGACGGCTACGTGGaggtgaaggtgtggaggaCGGGGACGGATCTCTCCAAGACCAGCACTGTCACGGTTCGCTCACGCAAGGCCGAGCCTGTGTCCGCAGAAG CCGGCGTCGATTATGTTGGCATCAGTCGCAACCTGGACTTTGCTCCAGGCGTGAGCATGCAGAGCTTCAGGGTCAGCATCCTGGATGACCTGGGGCAGCCGGAGCTGGAGGGGACCGAGAGCTTTGACCTGGTGCTGCGCATGCCGGCCAACGGGGTCTTGGGAGAACCTGTGAAGTCAACAGTGTTCATCAACGACAGCGTTTCAGACT TACCAAAGGTCCAGTTTCGGGAGGCTGTGTATTCCGGAGAGGAGAGCGACGGGCAGATGGTGGCGACGGTGTACCGGAGCGGCGACCTCAGACACAAGTCTACAGTGCGCTGTTACAGTCGTCAGGCCTCTGCGCAGGTGGCCGTGGACTTCAACGAGCGACCCAACACCGATGCCTCCATCATCTCATTCTCCCCTG GCGAGGCAGAGAAGCCCTGTGTGCTGTCACTAGTCGATGACTCGCTCTACGAGGAAGCAGAAGAGCTTCGCTTGGTCTTAGGAAGCCCAAAAAGCGACTCACAGTTTGGAGCCTCAGTCGGGTCTATGAACGAGACGGTGTTGAAAATCAAAGACACGGCCGACA AACCCATCATCCGTTTCCTGGAAAACAAGTTCAGCGTGAGTGAACCCAAAGAGGCGGGGGCCTTGGCAACCATTGGGGTCCCTGTTGTCAGAGTGGGTGACACATCCAAGGTGTCCGTCGTCCGTGTTCACACCAAGGATGGATCTGCAGTGTCAGGAGAGGACTACTACCCCGTGTCTCGAG ACGTGGAATTCAAAGAGGGAGATACGGAGCACGTGGTCGAGGTGGAAGTGCTGTACGACGGGATCAGAGAGATGCGGGAAGCCTTCACTCTCCATCTGAAGCCGGACGATAACATGGTGGCTGAAACGCAG GTCACTAAAGTCATCGTCTACATCGAGGAGACCAACAGCGTGGCTGACGTCACCTTCCCTTCGCTGCCCCACGTGGTGTCGCTGCTCCATTACGATGACGTCGCCGCTGCAGATAAGCCCCACCCCCCTGCGGGCTACCCTGTCATCTGTGTCACA GTATGTGTCAGCCTCGGAAGATGGGGACCGTTGGTGCCGAGCCCTTCTCTGCCAAGCTGCGCTACACTGGAGCGGACGACCCCAAGCACCCCAACCTCATCAAAGTGA